The DNA window GCGTTTTCCCCCATATAGGGGGCGACAGCGAAAGGGCGCCCTGCGTACAGTCCCATCACCACCGTTCCGAATGCGGCGGCCAGGATCGTGGCGACCGTGGAGGGCCCGCGGGGAATTCCGGCCGCCTCCAGGATGGCGGGGTTGACGATGATGATGTAGGCCATCGTCAGGAAGGTCGTGAGGCCGGCAAGGATCTCCTGACGGTAACCGGTCCCGTGATGTTCGAATCCGAAAAACCCTTTCATCTTCATTCCTCCTCGAATCTCTTTCTGTGGCCGGGACCATCCGTCCCGCGGGAACGCCCATCCCCCCTAGACACCCGCGCGGGAGTGACGCCCAGGCGTACTAATTATGCTATATTTGTCTCCACAACGATCACGCCGCAATCTTCCGGGGGTGCCGAAACGAGGGGGATGATGAATCGGCAACAATCCCGCAAGGCTCTGTTCGTTTTCGGAATCTCCGTCCTGATATCGGTCTTATTTTTTATTTTTGATCTGTA is part of the Candidatus Deferrimicrobiaceae bacterium genome and encodes:
- a CDS encoding solute carrier family 23 protein, with the translated sequence MKGFFGFEHHGTGYRQEILAGLTTFLTMAYIIIVNPAILEAAGIPRGPSTVATILAAAFGTVVMGLYAGRPFAVAPYMGENA